The Solanum lycopersicum chromosome 9, SLM_r2.1 genome window below encodes:
- the LOC101254025 gene encoding uncharacterized CRM domain-containing protein At3g25440, chloroplastic isoform X1 has protein sequence MAIPLFRSFRRLLLLSHRRPLSSSSTSYTPILGNRESFLHLSRFVPQNSLTRQGSCWDLRNFSHGSVNFVITKDGKPKFETHEVEAPKKEKWKTKKRLKLQRKREKKKRNAANKRDPRRLGLKGKKKKQKFDTAEERIKQKIENAKVKEALLIERLKRYEVTKVQGPEVKPHFLTGEERFYIKKMGQKRSNYVPIGRRGVFGGVILNMHLHWKKHETVKVICKPGQVQEYADEIARLSGGIPIQIIADDTIVFYRGRDYVQPEIMSPIDTLSKKKALEKSKYEQSLESVRRFVAIAEKELELYYRHVALYGDPSNRSAYSILDDSRSTRGKRNAEIGEENYSASKSNMLDLELEIDDSCSDDNQSL, from the exons ATGGCTATTCCTCTATTTAGAAGTTTTCGAAGACTTCTGTTACTTTCACATCGCAGGCCTCTATCCTCTTCCTCTACCTCGTACAC GCCAATTCTTGGAAACCGAGAAAGCTTTTTGCACTTGTCAAGGTTTGTGCCTCAAAATAGCTTAACCCGACAAGGCTCATGTTGGGACTTGAGGAACTTTAGTCATGGAAGTGTGAATTTTGTTATAACAAAAGATGGGAAACCCAAGTTTGAGACACATGAAGTGGAAGcaccaaagaaagaaaaatggaagACAAAGAAGAGGCTGAAGCTGCAAAGgaagagagagaagaagaagagaaatgcTGCAAATAAGAGGGATCCAAGAAGGCTTGGTCTaaaggggaagaagaagaagcagaaGTTTGACACTGCTGAAGAAAGAATTAAGCAGAAGATAGAAAAT GCAAAAGTCAAAGAAGCGCTGTTGATTGAGAGACTAAAGCGATATGAGGTTACCAAAGTTCAAGGTCCTGAGGTTAAGCCACACTTCCTCACTGGCGAAGAACGATTCTATATAAAAAAGATGGGGCAAAAAAGGTCTAATTATGTGCCAATTGGCAGAAGGGGAGTCTTTGGTGGTGTTATTCTTAATATGCATTTACATTGGAAAAAACATGAAACAGTCAAAGTCATATGCAAACCTGGTCAAGTCCAAGAATATGCCGATGAAATTGCAAGACTGAGTGGCGGCATCCCAATTCAGATAATTGCAGATGATACAATAGTTTTTTACAGAGGAAGGGATTATGTGCAACCCGAAATTATGTCTCCTATTGATACACTGTCAAAGAAGAAG GCATTGGAAAAATCCAAATATGAGCAGTCGCTAGAGTCTGTGAGACGTTTCGTTGCGATTGCTGAAAAGGAACTTGAACTCTACTACCGACATGTCGCTCTATATGGTGACCCAAGTAACCGAAGTGCTTACTCCATCCTTGATGATTCAAGAAGCACAAGAGGAAAACGAAATGCTGAGATAGGTGAGGAGAACTATTCAGCAAGCAAATCTAATATGTTGGATCTTGAATTGGAAATTGACGATAGTTGTTCTGATGACAACCAGtctttataa
- the LOC101254025 gene encoding uncharacterized CRM domain-containing protein At3g25440, chloroplastic isoform X2, whose protein sequence is MITEYVVHMKCSTNCHTKILTMWILSVRPILGNRESFLHLSRFVPQNSLTRQGSCWDLRNFSHGSVNFVITKDGKPKFETHEVEAPKKEKWKTKKRLKLQRKREKKKRNAANKRDPRRLGLKGKKKKQKFDTAEERIKQKIENAKVKEALLIERLKRYEVTKVQGPEVKPHFLTGEERFYIKKMGQKRSNYVPIGRRGVFGGVILNMHLHWKKHETVKVICKPGQVQEYADEIARLSGGIPIQIIADDTIVFYRGRDYVQPEIMSPIDTLSKKKALEKSKYEQSLESVRRFVAIAEKELELYYRHVALYGDPSNRSAYSILDDSRSTRGKRNAEIGEENYSASKSNMLDLELEIDDSCSDDNQSL, encoded by the exons ATGATCACTGAATATGTTGTGCACATGAAGTGCTCGACGAATTGTCACACTAAAATTCTCACAATGTGGATCCTATCTGTCAG GCCAATTCTTGGAAACCGAGAAAGCTTTTTGCACTTGTCAAGGTTTGTGCCTCAAAATAGCTTAACCCGACAAGGCTCATGTTGGGACTTGAGGAACTTTAGTCATGGAAGTGTGAATTTTGTTATAACAAAAGATGGGAAACCCAAGTTTGAGACACATGAAGTGGAAGcaccaaagaaagaaaaatggaagACAAAGAAGAGGCTGAAGCTGCAAAGgaagagagagaagaagaagagaaatgcTGCAAATAAGAGGGATCCAAGAAGGCTTGGTCTaaaggggaagaagaagaagcagaaGTTTGACACTGCTGAAGAAAGAATTAAGCAGAAGATAGAAAAT GCAAAAGTCAAAGAAGCGCTGTTGATTGAGAGACTAAAGCGATATGAGGTTACCAAAGTTCAAGGTCCTGAGGTTAAGCCACACTTCCTCACTGGCGAAGAACGATTCTATATAAAAAAGATGGGGCAAAAAAGGTCTAATTATGTGCCAATTGGCAGAAGGGGAGTCTTTGGTGGTGTTATTCTTAATATGCATTTACATTGGAAAAAACATGAAACAGTCAAAGTCATATGCAAACCTGGTCAAGTCCAAGAATATGCCGATGAAATTGCAAGACTGAGTGGCGGCATCCCAATTCAGATAATTGCAGATGATACAATAGTTTTTTACAGAGGAAGGGATTATGTGCAACCCGAAATTATGTCTCCTATTGATACACTGTCAAAGAAGAAG GCATTGGAAAAATCCAAATATGAGCAGTCGCTAGAGTCTGTGAGACGTTTCGTTGCGATTGCTGAAAAGGAACTTGAACTCTACTACCGACATGTCGCTCTATATGGTGACCCAAGTAACCGAAGTGCTTACTCCATCCTTGATGATTCAAGAAGCACAAGAGGAAAACGAAATGCTGAGATAGGTGAGGAGAACTATTCAGCAAGCAAATCTAATATGTTGGATCTTGAATTGGAAATTGACGATAGTTGTTCTGATGACAACCAGtctttataa
- the LOC101253714 gene encoding uncharacterized protein isoform X2 yields MTDVHANNAGTADVIATPPPGKKRKGRGKTTGLSIQKKIKESVNGKLKVIIPPDRTVAVGPGAKDFVTELSVTVLHNARHDVKNWKGVSDLAKDRIVAHMLDTFQLPDIQHNRDTILQTAKNLYRYRRSRLHDHFKKFATKELRLQNMPSQVNEAEWKFLVEYFNSDDFKKMSERNKSNKAKQEVNHICGRKSFQAVSFEARDTNTGKEPNSQKFWEMTHVNSNGHWVNDASAEVNDKVKEVVAEQIQEIEEGADVDLIANAAFMHIMREKAGYVRGQGSGVKPASRRSRDEIQEQLEAQQKEIEEERRKRESLESKLMEVKYQLEEERRSREVMETRIVREQKLLKEGVMALVSHMQSSMNGLPAAIFNIINNSTGSDEASPTSLMDKN; encoded by the exons ATGACAGATGTGCATGCTAATAATGCTGGAACTGCCGATGTAATTGCAACCCCACCACCAG ggaaaaaaagaaagggaagGGGGAAGACAACTGGACTTTCAatccaaaagaaaatcaaggaaAGTGTCAATGGAAAGTTGAAGGTAATTATCCCACCGGATCGAACAGTAGCAGTAGGTCCTGGAGCTAAAGATTTTGTTACTGAGCTCTCAGTGACAGTTCTCCATAATGCTAGGCATGATGTCAAGAATTGGAAGGGAGTTTCTGATCTTGCAAAAGATAGGATTGTTGCTCATATGCTG GATACCTTCCAGCTTCCAGACATACAACATAATCGGGATACTATCCTTCAAACAGCTAAAAATTTATATCGATATCGCCGTAGTAGGCTACATGATCATTTCAAGAAATTTGCTACAAAAGAGTTAAGGTTGCAAAACATGCCATCACAGGTTAATGAAGCTGAATGGAAATTCTTGGTGGAATATTTCAACTCTGACGATTTTAAG AAAATGagtgaaagaaataaaagtaataagGCAAAACAAGAAGTGAATCATATTTGCGGCAGAAAATCCTTCCAAGCAGTATCATTTGAAGCA AGAGACACAAACACCGGAAAAGAGCCAAACTCTCAGAAATTTTGGGAAATGACTCACGTGAACTCAAATGGGCATTGGGTTAATGATGCTTCTGCTGAAGTGAAT GATAAGGTGAAAGAAGTTGTTGCTGAACAAATTCAAGAAATTGAAGAGGGTGCCGATGTGGACCTTATTGCTAATGCTGCATTTATGCATATTATGAGAGAAAAAGCAGGGTATGTTCGTGGTCAAGGATCGGGAGTTAAGCCTGCGAGTAGGAGATCCAGAGATGAAATTCAAGAGCAACTGGAAGCACAACAAAAGGAGATAGAAGAAGAACGACGTAAACGAGAAAGTTTAGAAAGCAAGCTAATGGAAGTAAAATATCAGCTTGAAGAGGAGCGGAGAAGTCGAGAAGTCATGGAAACTCGTATAGTGCGTGAGCAAAAATTGTTAAAAGAGGGCGTAATGGCATTAGTATCCCATATGCAAAGTTCCATG AATGGACTTCCTGCTGCAATTTTCAACATCATTAATAACTCAACTGGTTCAGACGAGGCAAGTCCTACAAGTCTTATGGATAAAAACTAG
- the LOC101253714 gene encoding uncharacterized protein isoform X1 codes for MNCCYRNIWIFSFRCSTDLYSTASAVYCPNSDVHANNAGTADVIATPPPGKKRKGRGKTTGLSIQKKIKESVNGKLKVIIPPDRTVAVGPGAKDFVTELSVTVLHNARHDVKNWKGVSDLAKDRIVAHMLDTFQLPDIQHNRDTILQTAKNLYRYRRSRLHDHFKKFATKELRLQNMPSQVNEAEWKFLVEYFNSDDFKKMSERNKSNKAKQEVNHICGRKSFQAVSFEARDTNTGKEPNSQKFWEMTHVNSNGHWVNDASAEVNDKVKEVVAEQIQEIEEGADVDLIANAAFMHIMREKAGYVRGQGSGVKPASRRSRDEIQEQLEAQQKEIEEERRKRESLESKLMEVKYQLEEERRSREVMETRIVREQKLLKEGVMALVSHMQSSMNGLPAAIFNIINNSTGSDEASPTSLMDKN; via the exons ATGAATTGTTGCTATCGAAATATTTGGATTTTCTCTTTTCGTTGTTCCACTGATCTCTACTCGACTGCTTCTGCCGTGTATTGCCCAAATTCCG ATGTGCATGCTAATAATGCTGGAACTGCCGATGTAATTGCAACCCCACCACCAG ggaaaaaaagaaagggaagGGGGAAGACAACTGGACTTTCAatccaaaagaaaatcaaggaaAGTGTCAATGGAAAGTTGAAGGTAATTATCCCACCGGATCGAACAGTAGCAGTAGGTCCTGGAGCTAAAGATTTTGTTACTGAGCTCTCAGTGACAGTTCTCCATAATGCTAGGCATGATGTCAAGAATTGGAAGGGAGTTTCTGATCTTGCAAAAGATAGGATTGTTGCTCATATGCTG GATACCTTCCAGCTTCCAGACATACAACATAATCGGGATACTATCCTTCAAACAGCTAAAAATTTATATCGATATCGCCGTAGTAGGCTACATGATCATTTCAAGAAATTTGCTACAAAAGAGTTAAGGTTGCAAAACATGCCATCACAGGTTAATGAAGCTGAATGGAAATTCTTGGTGGAATATTTCAACTCTGACGATTTTAAG AAAATGagtgaaagaaataaaagtaataagGCAAAACAAGAAGTGAATCATATTTGCGGCAGAAAATCCTTCCAAGCAGTATCATTTGAAGCA AGAGACACAAACACCGGAAAAGAGCCAAACTCTCAGAAATTTTGGGAAATGACTCACGTGAACTCAAATGGGCATTGGGTTAATGATGCTTCTGCTGAAGTGAAT GATAAGGTGAAAGAAGTTGTTGCTGAACAAATTCAAGAAATTGAAGAGGGTGCCGATGTGGACCTTATTGCTAATGCTGCATTTATGCATATTATGAGAGAAAAAGCAGGGTATGTTCGTGGTCAAGGATCGGGAGTTAAGCCTGCGAGTAGGAGATCCAGAGATGAAATTCAAGAGCAACTGGAAGCACAACAAAAGGAGATAGAAGAAGAACGACGTAAACGAGAAAGTTTAGAAAGCAAGCTAATGGAAGTAAAATATCAGCTTGAAGAGGAGCGGAGAAGTCGAGAAGTCATGGAAACTCGTATAGTGCGTGAGCAAAAATTGTTAAAAGAGGGCGTAATGGCATTAGTATCCCATATGCAAAGTTCCATG AATGGACTTCCTGCTGCAATTTTCAACATCATTAATAACTCAACTGGTTCAGACGAGGCAAGTCCTACAAGTCTTATGGATAAAAACTAG
- the LOC109118707 gene encoding putative disease resistance protein RGA3, producing MLLVYIFPHTWLFQQNLIQFLFLFHKQTNQETVMAEVLVSIVVEQLGNFVVEQVKEQVEELKMAIGIKEEIQSLSLKLKMIRETLDDAERKRVKDENVKHWLEVLEIFSYDADNVLDEWRTRILQKEIERHDSLLVAGAGAGAAVSIPKKKVSCFSLSCCFTFKKLEINRDIVRKIKELDVKLEEIVRGKDQFNFVVNATGGGVSDQDVFRRVMTTGIVDESEVHGRDSDKEVVMRKLVESSDLENVPVVVSVVGTGGIGKTTLAQLAYGDEELKGHFDKRIWICVSNPFDEVKVAKAILEGLTKSSPNLSQFHMLLERIQECVSKIRFFLVLDDVWSEDYSRWEPLKNSLKNGAPGSRILVTSRSERVVGMMGSSYMHRLGQISDSDCWALFSRIAFSGRSNEDRENLEDIGRRVVRKCKGLPLAAKTMGSLLRFKVTEQEWQTVLDNPIWEQKEVTVDLFPHLYLSYDDLPPILKRCFSYCAIFPKDTVINVDKLVRIWMAQGFLSTVENNQQEVRGREYFVNLAMRSFFHELETDDKNTSVIISCKMHDVVHDFAQFLSRNDCYSISGTESTEKVLNVHHLCWERTDTAVTPVSICDVGKIRSLFAEHLLAKELTLDLVKGLKCLRVLNLHGCGIQELPQEIGNLFHLRYIDLSSSRVQNLPEAICRLCNLQTLDLQGCKRLSGLPQHIGKLINLRHLITTDTPKLESFPQDIGNLTHLRTLSDFAVGKGSSKLGYIGKLNQLQGYVSIHVIDSLNSAEDVVEAQNAALRMKPHIKELRLNFYWASEVSMDVMEALVPPPNLRFLTINGYRGTQFPTWITLSLNNLRVLTLSECFNCTFLPPLGKLPFLEILWIRLMDELKHVGNEFLGLPGTINTFPKLKKLRFSYCSEWEEWTDIKPEVGFSVMPSLKELELNCCEKLNSLPYCLLQRVSSLESLKIKMCPCLELDWTEITHIQSIETDDGM from the coding sequence ATGCTATTAGTTTATATATTTCCACATACTTGGTTATTTCAACAAAATCTTATTCAATTTCTGTTTTTGTTTCATAAACAAACCAATCAAGAAACAGTCATGGCTGAAGTACTTGTCTCCATTGTGGTTGAACAATTGGGCAATTTCGTTGTGGAACAAGTTAAGGAACAAGTAGAGGAGCTAAAAATGGCTATTGGGATCAAGGAAGAGATTCAAAGTCTATcattgaagttgaaaatgatAAGGGAAACATTGGATGATGCAGAGAGAAAAAGGGTCAAAGATGAAAATGTTAAACATTGGTTAgaagttcttgaaattttttcttatgatgcagacaatGTGTTAGATGAATGGCGCACAAGAATACTCcagaaagaaattgaaagacaTGACTCTCTTCTTGTTGCTGGTGCTGGTGCTGGTGCTGCTGTTTCCATTCCTAAGAAGAAAGTTAGCTGCTTTTCACTGTCTTGTTGTTTTACTTTCAAGAAACTTGAGATTAATCGCGATATTGTTCGTAAAATAAAGGAATTAGATGTTAAGTTAGAAGAGATTGTGAGGGGAAAAGATCAGTTCAATTTTGTAGTTAATGCAACTGGTGGTGGTGTTTCTGATCAAGATGTGTTTAGGAGAGTTATGACTACGGGTATTGTTGATGAATCAGAAGTACATGGTAGGGATTCTGATAAAGAAGTTGTAATGAGGAAGTTGGTTGAGAGTAGTGATCTAGAAAATGTACCTGTTGTTGTTTCTGTTGTGGGTACAGGTGGGATTGGAAAAACAACACTTGCCCAACTAGCTTATGGTGATGAGGAATTGAAGGGTCATTTCGATAAAAGAATTTGGATTTGTGTTTCTAATCCTTTCGATGAAGTCAAAGTTGCAAAAGCTATTCTTGAAGGGCTAACTAAAAGCTCTCCGAATCTGTCTCAGTTTCATATGTTGTTAGAAAGAATTCAAGAATGTGTCTCTAAGATAAGGTTCTTTCTTGTGCTAGATGATGTGTGGTCAGAAGATTATTCTAGATGGGAACCATTAAAGAACTCCCTCAAGAATGGAGCTCCTGGAAGTAGAATCTTGGTTACATCCCGGAGTGAGAGGGTTGTGGGGATGATGGGAAGTTCTTACATGCATAGGTTGGGACAGATATCAGATTCAGATTGCTGGGCATTGTTTAGTCGGATAGCATTTTCAGGAAGGAGTAACGAGGATCGTGAGAATTTAGAAGATATTGGAAGGAGAGTTGTTCGAAAATGCAAAGGATTGCCACTTGCTGCAAAGACTATGGGAAGTCTCCTGCGTTTTAAAGTTACAGAACAAGAGTGGCAAACTGTTTTGGACAATCCAATATGGGAACAGAAAGAAGTGACAGTAGACCTTTTTCCTCATTTGTACTTGAGTTACGACGACTTGCCCCCAATCTTGAAGCGTTGTTTCTCATACTGTGCCATTTTTCCTAAAGATACTGTCATAAATGTAGACAAGTTGGTCAGAATTTGGATGGCACAAGGTTTTCTCAGCACAGTTGAAAATAACCAGCAGGAAGTTAGAGGACGCGAGTACTTCGTGAACTTAGCTATGCGCTCTTTCTTTCACGAGTTGGAGACAGATGATAAAAACACAAGTGTGATAATATCTTGCAAAATGCATGATGTAGTGCATGATTTTGCTCAGTTTCTTTCAAGAAATGACTGCTATAGCATCTCAGGGACCGAAAGCACAGAAAAAGTTCTTAATGTTCATCATTTATGCTGGGAGAGAACTGACACTGCAGTAACTCCTGTTTCTATCTGTGATGTTGGAAAGATCCGCAGTCTTTTTGCTGAACACTTGCTCGCGAAAGAGCTTACTCTCGATCTGGTCAAAGGTCTTAAATGTCTGAGAGTTCTAAATTTACATGGCTGTGGAATACAAGAACTCCCTCAAGAAATCGGCAATCTGTTCCATCTGAGGTACATTGATTTAAGCAGTAGCCGAGTACAGAACTTACCTGAAGCCATTTGCCGGTTGTGTAATCTGCAAACGTTAGATCTTCAAGGATGTAAGCGTCTTTCAGGACTTCCTCAACATATAGGAAAACTGATCAACTTGAGACACCTCATTACAACTGACACACCCAAGTTGGAATCTTTTCCTCAAGATATCGGAAATCTAACTCATCTCAGGACTTTGAGTGACTTTGCAGTTGGGAAAGGATCAAGCAAGCTAGGATATATCGGAAAATTGAACCAGCTTCAAGGGTATGTGTCTATCCATGTGATCGACAGTTTGAACTCTGCAGAAGACGTAGTTGAAGCACAAAATGCAGCATTAAGAATGAAGCCACACATTAAAGAACTACGTTTGAATTTCTACTGGGCAAGTGAGGTAAGTATGGATGTGATGGAAGCTCTAGTACCACCTCCAAACCTTAGATTCTTGACGATCAACGGATACAGAGGCACTCAATTCCCAACATGGATTACACTGTCCCTTAATAATCTTAGAGTTCTTACACTAAGTGAGTGCTTTAATTGCACCTTTTTGCCACCTTTAGGTAAGTTGCCATTTCTTGAAATTCTTTGGATAAGGCTTATGGATGAATTGAAACATGTAGGAAATGAATTCTTGGGCTTGCCAGGAACCATTAACACATTTCCAAAGTTAAAGAAATTGAGATTTTCATATTGTTCAGAGTGGGAAGAATGGACAGACATAAAACCAGAAGTTGGTTTTTCAGTAATGCCTAGTCTGAAGGAGTTGGAATTAAATTGTTGTGAAAAGCTAAATAGCCTTCCGTATTGTCTCCTGCAAAGAGTGTCATCACTAGAGTCTTTGAAGATCAAGATGTGCCCTTGTCTTGAGCTTGATTGGACTGAGATAACTCATATTCAGAGTATAGAAACTGATGATGGGATGTGA
- the LOC101253413 gene encoding mRNA cap guanine-N7 methyltransferase 1 codes for MKRSYSGSPSSSSYGPPQSKFKHNPEGDTHFLEDESTKIFARKVADHYSARTNQTLEEREASPIIHLKKLNNWIKSVLIQLYTKRGNAVLDLACGKGGDLIKWDKAKIGYYVGIDIADGSIEDCRTRYNGEADHHQRRKKFSFPARLLCGDCYEVRLDRVLADDAPFDVCSCQFAMHYSWSTEARARRALANISVLLRPGGIFIGTMPDANVIVKKYREAEGLAFGNSVYWIRFDEEFSEKKFKSSNPFGIKYKFHLEDAVDCPEWIVPFPVFKAMAEEYDFELVFVKNNHEFVDEYMKKPEFIELMRRLGALGDGNQDQSTLSPDEWEVAYLYLAFVLRKRGQPDQTRRNPRRDKGKMQLTKDDIENVNGAV; via the exons ATGAAGAGAAGTTACTCAGGATCTCCATCTTCGAGTTCTTATGGACCTCCACAATCCAAATTTAAGCATAACCCAGAAG GCGACACTCATTTTCTGGAAGATGAGAGTACAAAAATCTTTGCCAGGAAAGTGGCTGATCATTACAGTGCGAGGACCAATCAAACTCTTGAAGAGCGCGAAGCAAGTCCTATCATCCATTTAAAGAAACTTAATAATTGG ATCAAGAGTGTCTTGATTCAGCTTTATACGAAAAGAGGGAATGCAGTTCTTGATCTTGCTTGTGGGAAG GGTGGCGATCTCATCAAATGGGATAAAGCAAAGATTGGATATTACGTTGGTATTGATATCGCCGATGGTTCA ATAGAAGACTGCCGGACTCGTTACAATGGTGAGGCAGATCACCATCAGCGGCGCAAAAAGTTCTCATTTCCTGCCAGACTCCTGTGTGGAGATTGTTATGAG GTTCGCTTGGATAGGGTATTAGCAGATGATGCACCTTTTGATGTTTGTAGCTGTCAG TTTGCTATGCATTATTCGTGGTCTACTGAGGCACGTGCACGACGTGCGCTGGCCAACATCTCAGTTTTACTCCGACCCGGAGGAATATTTATTGGAACAATGCCAGATGCCAATGTCATAGTCAAGAAGTATAGAGAAG CTGAGGGGCTAGCCTTTGGTAATAGTGTCTATTGGATACgttttgatgaagaattttcaGAGAAG AAATTCAAATCTTCAAATCCTTTTGGCATCAAATACAAGTTCCATCTGGAG GATGCTGTTGACTGTCCTGAGTGGATTGTTCCTTTCCCTGTTTTCAAGGCAATGGCTGAAGAG TATGACTTCGAGCTAGTTTTTGTGAAGAACAACCATGAGTTTGTGGATGAATACATGAAGAAACCCGAGTTTATTGAGCTAATGAGGAGGCTTGGTGCATTAGGTGATGGGAACCAAGACCAAA GTACTTTATCACCAGACGAATGGGAGGTAGCCTACCTTTATTTGGCATTTGTTCTAAGGAAG CGAGGGCAACCGGATCAAACACGAAGAAACCCTAGACGAGACAAAGGCAAGATGCAATTGACAAAAGACGATATTGAGAATGTTAACGGTGCAGTTTAG
- the LOC101253118 gene encoding LIMR family protein At5g01460: protein MGDFNLALVIVAIVVCILVFVVNVYLLINYQHPDDANQAYFPKFVVVFGLSVAAISILMLPADVANRQACQHAIYNGACNLTLPMKQLWLAIYIVDAILVFFVIPFAMFYYEGDQDKTIAKRLKSAMCWVLVTAIVCALLLGILYGLAGKADFTVRHLSSATTSFPNSFDFNNGQQCIGNGARQCSAYSASASSETTWTMRATFPEYVVALATIVGSVLFTIFGGVGIACLPLGLIFSFIRRPKAVITRSQYIKEATELGKRAKELKKATDALHQEERSGSKGRKWRKNVKAVEKEVLLLEDDVKALEEMYPQGEKAETAWAMTVLGYLAKLILGVLGLIVSVAWVAHIVIYLLIDPPLSSFLNEVFIKLDDIWGLLGTAAFAFFCFYLLLAVIAGAMMIGLRLVFVTIHPMKWGATLMNSFLFNVGLILLCSISVIQFCATAFAYYAQATAAQEIFGHNLQSLRGIKYLYKYNVFQIGFIVLAGLTFVYYAAFGWRRKKPSGRFQLSS from the exons ATGGGGGATTTCAATCTCGCCTTGGTTATTGTAGCCATTGTAGTATGTATTCTCGTTTTCGTAGTCAATGTCTATCTTCTCATCAATTATCAGCATCCTGATGATGCTAATCAAGCCTATTTCCCCAAATTTGTTGTCGTTTTTGGCTTATCAGTCGCTGCCATTTCTATTCTCATGTTACCGGCCGATGTTGCTAATCGGCAGGCATGTCAACACGCGATTTATAATGGAGCGTGTAATCTCACGCTCCCAATGAAGCAACTATGGCTTGCTATCTACATTGTTGATGCTATTCTCGTTTTCTTCGTCATTCCTTTTGCTATGTTTTATTACGAAGGCGACCAGGATAA GACTATTGCCAAAAGGCTTAAAAGTGCAATGTGTTGGGTGTTGGTCACAGCAATCGTGTGTGCTTTGTTGCTTGGAATTTTATATG GGCTCGCCGGAAAGGCAGACTTCACTGTAAGACACCTGTCATCAGCCACCACTTCATTTCCAAATTCATTTGATTTTAACAATGGTCAACAATGTATTGGAAACGGTGCCCGTCAG TGTTCTGCATACTCTGCTAGTGCTTCCTCTGAGACAACCTGGACTATGCGTGCTACTTTTCCTGAATATGTCGTTGCTCTGGCTACTATTGTTGGATCTGTACTTTTCACG ATTTTTGGTGGTGTTGGCATTGCTTGTCTCCCGTTGGGACTTATATTTTCGTTCATCAGGCGTCCAAAGGCTGTTATTACACGGTCACAGTATATCAAG GAAGCTACCGAGCTTGGTAAAAGAGCGAAAGAATTGAAGAAAGCAACTGATGCACTTCATCAAGAAGAAAGGAGCGGGAGTAAGGGAAGAAAATGGCGGAAGAATGTGAAGGCAGTCGAAAAG GAGGTGCTTCTTCTTGAAGACGATGTCAAGGCGCTAGAGGAAATGTATCCTCAAGGTGAAAAG GCTGAGACTGCTTGGGCAATGACAGTTCTAGGTTATTTGGCAAAACTCATCCTAGGTGTTTTAGG GCTGATTGTCTCTGTAGCTTGGGTTGCCCATATCGTGATATATCTTCTGATTGATCCTCCACTTTCTTCTTTCCTTAATGAGGTTTTCATCAAACTAGATGATATTTGGG GTCTCTTGGGCACTGCAGCTTTTGCATTTTTTTGCTTCTACCTTCTGCTTGCGGTGATTGCCGGAGCTATGATGATTGGCTTGAGATTAGTTTTTGTTACGATTCACCCAATGAA GTGGGGAGCTACGCTCATGAACTCCTTTCTTTTCAATGTGGGCCTTATTCTTCTTTGCTCCATCAG TGTCATTCAGTTCTGCGCCACGGCCTTTGCATACTATGCTCAAGCCACTGCAGCTCAAGAAATATTTGGTCACAATCTGCAATCTCTTCGTGGAATTAAGTATCTATACAA GTACAACGTGTTTCAAATTGGATTCATTGTTTTAGCTGGTCTGACATTTGTTTACTATGCTGCCTTT GGGTGGAGAAGGAAAAAGCCTAGTGGGAGGTTCCAGCTCTCCAGTTAA